A window of the Cryptosporidium parvum Iowa II chromosome 7, whole genome shotgun sequence genome harbors these coding sequences:
- a CDS encoding WD40 protein: LLHISVGDRLVTADIKQNFHIFDLLPTCSNYDYLFRLIWVETSTLYDSSIVGTISRISWAPECFGQLFVAGTTQKNISIWSETRKGYQDTYHIIRNNFVFENGLGFKNGTFFDINNGSSWKLTTAFSPFKGKISNIKFADKDHGLIFAACDSNGIVGIFKCNDMAMKAEWELETLKVRKTDHFVDLGIANMEKHYTCCLDWIPYHVSSGIGITVAISNHIYIFKKKSIFWNCVETIAVNNAGIIKDISWSKLALFSDFYKLASLHEDNTLIIWKSTDSPNINELGRNKTISQLNKFESIGSIVSFAFFFFH, translated from the coding sequence ttattacatATTTCTGTAGGTGATAGGCTTGTAACAGCAGATATTAAGCAAAATTTCCATATTTTTGATCTTCTTCCAACATGCTCCAATTACGATTATTTGTTTAGATTAATTTGGGTGGAGACGTCCACTCTTTATGATAGCAGTATTGTTGGTActatttcaagaatttcGTGGGCACCAGAGTGTTTTGGTCAATTATTCGTGGCTGGTACCACACAAAAGAACATTTCAATTTGGTCAGAGACTAGAAAAGGATATCAAGATACATATCATATtataagaaataattttgtttttgaaaatgGTCTTGGTTTTAAAAATGGTACATTTTTcgatattaataatggtaGTTCCTGGAAGCTTACGACTGCTTTTTCTCCTTTTAAAGGCAAGATCAGCAATATTAAGTTTGCAGATAAGGATCATGGATTAATTTTTGCTGCATGTGACTCTAACGGTATTGTTGGGATTTTCAAATGCAACGATATGGCAATGAAAGCAGAATGGGAGTTAGAGACACTTAAGGTTAGAAAAACCGACCATTTTGTAGATTTGGGCATCGCAAATATGGAGAAACATTATACATGTTGTTTGGATTGGATACCATACCACGTGAGTAGTGGTATTGGGATTACAGTTGCAATTAGTAatcatatttatatattcaaaaaaaaatctattttttGGAATTGTGTTGAAACGATAGCTGTTAACAATGCaggaataattaaagaCATTTCTTGGTCAAAACTTGCATTATTTTCAGACTTTTACAAGCTTGCAAGCTTACATGAGGACAATACTTTGATAATTTGGAAATCAACAGATTCTCCTAATATAAACGAATTAGGCAGGAATAAAACCATTTCACAATTAAACAAGTTTGAAAGTATAGGCTCAATAGTAAGTTTTGcgttctttttttttcattga